A window of the Streptomyces sp. JB150 genome harbors these coding sequences:
- a CDS encoding prolyl oligopeptidase family serine peptidase: MTTEPDSFPRRHARTQRFTLGAPRSFTVAPDASRVVFLRSRSGTDRANALWVLDLAEGAERVAADPAVLLGGAAEDLPLEERARRERSREGGAGVVGYATDTAVELASFALSGRLFTAELRAGTARELPVAGPVVDPRPSPDGRLVAYVARGALRVVGAEGEGDRALAEPEAEGVSYGLAEFIAAEEMGRSRGFWWSPASDRLLVARVDDTPVARWWISDPAEPKRDPQHVPYPAAGTANAEVRLFVVDLDGARTEVLWDRARYPYLARVHWSAAGAPLLLVQARDQRGQLYLAVDPDTGATRMVHADEDPIWLDLFPGVPCWSPSGQLVRIADEGGARVLAVGERPLTGAQLHIRAVLDVSPDDVLVSASAGAEAERPETGEVHVYRVNELGVERLSREPGVHSAVRSGDVTVLVSATLERPGARVRVLREGKQVAVVPSYAEDPGMSPRITLTQGGARRIPCAVLMPRDYPGDTPLPVLLDPYGGPHGPRVVAAHNAHLTSQWFADQGFAVIVADGRGTPGRSPGWEKAIHRDLTVSLDDQIEALQDLARNHPLDLSRVAIRGWSYGGWLAALAVLRRPDVFHAGIAGAPVTDWRLYDTHYTERYLGDPAASPEAYARSSLVTDEGLSAPAEPHRPLMIVHGTADDNVVFAHALRLSSALLAAGRPHEVLPLSGVTHMTPQERVAENLLLLQVGFLKRALGLARG, translated from the coding sequence ATGACGACCGAGCCTGATTCCTTCCCCCGGCGGCACGCGCGGACCCAGCGGTTCACGCTCGGCGCGCCGCGTTCGTTCACCGTGGCGCCGGACGCGTCGCGGGTGGTGTTCCTGCGCTCCCGTTCCGGTACGGACCGGGCGAACGCGCTGTGGGTGCTCGACCTGGCGGAGGGCGCCGAGCGGGTGGCCGCCGACCCGGCCGTGCTGCTGGGCGGCGCGGCGGAGGATCTGCCTCTGGAGGAGCGGGCGCGGCGGGAGCGCAGCCGTGAGGGGGGCGCCGGGGTGGTCGGCTATGCCACCGACACGGCGGTGGAGTTGGCGTCTTTCGCCTTGTCAGGGCGGCTTTTCACGGCGGAGCTGCGGGCCGGTACGGCGCGTGAACTGCCCGTCGCCGGGCCGGTGGTCGACCCGCGCCCCTCACCCGACGGGCGGCTGGTGGCGTACGTGGCGCGGGGCGCGCTGCGGGTGGTCGGCGCGGAGGGCGAGGGGGACCGGGCGCTCGCCGAACCGGAAGCGGAGGGCGTGTCCTACGGGCTGGCCGAGTTCATCGCGGCCGAGGAGATGGGGCGGTCGCGCGGTTTCTGGTGGTCGCCGGCGTCGGACCGGCTGCTGGTGGCGCGGGTGGACGACACGCCGGTGGCGCGGTGGTGGATCTCCGATCCCGCGGAGCCGAAACGTGACCCACAACACGTCCCGTATCCGGCGGCGGGGACGGCCAACGCGGAGGTCCGGCTGTTCGTCGTGGACCTCGACGGGGCCCGCACGGAGGTGCTCTGGGACCGGGCGCGCTATCCCTATCTGGCGCGAGTGCACTGGTCAGCGGCGGGTGCGCCGCTGCTGCTGGTCCAGGCGCGCGATCAGCGCGGCCAGTTGTACCTGGCGGTGGATCCGGACACCGGTGCGACCCGGATGGTGCACGCCGACGAAGATCCGATTTGGCTTGATCTTTTCCCTGGGGTGCCCTGCTGGTCGCCCTCGGGGCAGCTGGTGCGGATCGCCGACGAGGGCGGTGCGCGGGTGCTGGCGGTGGGGGAACGGCCGCTGACGGGAGCGCAGTTGCACATCCGCGCGGTGCTGGACGTATCGCCCGACGACGTGCTCGTCTCGGCGTCCGCCGGCGCGGAAGCGGAACGGCCGGAGACCGGTGAGGTGCATGTCTACCGGGTCAACGAGCTGGGTGTCGAGCGGCTGTCGCGGGAACCGGGGGTGCACTCGGCGGTGCGGTCCGGGGACGTGACGGTCCTCGTGTCGGCGACGCTGGAGCGGCCGGGGGCGCGGGTGCGGGTGCTGCGGGAGGGGAAACAGGTCGCGGTCGTCCCGTCGTACGCCGAAGACCCCGGTATGTCGCCCCGGATCACGCTCACCCAGGGGGGCGCACGGAGGATTCCGTGCGCCGTGCTTATGCCACGGGACTACCCCGGTGACACTCCCCTGCCGGTCCTCCTGGACCCCTACGGCGGCCCCCACGGTCCGCGCGTGGTCGCCGCCCACAACGCCCATCTGACCTCGCAGTGGTTCGCCGACCAGGGCTTCGCGGTGATCGTCGCCGACGGGCGCGGCACCCCCGGCCGCTCCCCCGGCTGGGAGAAGGCGATCCACCGGGACCTCACCGTCTCCCTCGACGACCAGATCGAGGCACTGCAGGATTTGGCGCGGAATCATCCGCTGGATTTGAGCCGGGTGGCCATTCGCGGCTGGTCCTACGGCGGCTGGCTGGCGGCGCTCGCCGTCCTGCGCCGCCCGGACGTCTTCCACGCGGGCATCGCGGGCGCGCCGGTCACCGACTGGCGCCTGTACGACACCCACTACACCGAGCGCTACCTGGGCGACCCGGCGGCCTCCCCCGAGGCGTACGCGCGCAGCTCCCTGGTGACGGACGAGGGCCTGTCCGCCCCCGCCGAGCCGCACCGGCCGCTGATGATCGTGCACGGCACGGCCGACGACAACGTGGTGTTCGCGCACGCGCTGCGCCTGTCCTCCGCGCTGCTCGCGGCCGGCCGGCCGCACGAGGTCCTGCCGCTGTCCGGCGTCACCCACATGACCCCGCAGGAGCGGGTCGCCGAGAACCTGCTGCTGCTCCAGGTGGGCTTTCTCAAGCGGGCGTTGGGACTCGCGCGGGGCTAG
- the mshB gene encoding N-acetyl-1-D-myo-inositol-2-amino-2-deoxy-alpha-D-glucopyranoside deacetylase, which yields MSDLPSRRLLLVHAHPDDESINNGATMARYAAEGAHVTLVTCTLGERGEVIPPALAHLTGAALGAHRLGELTAAMAELGVTDFRRLGGDGRYADSGMMGLPDNDDPACFWQADVDEAAGHLLEVIREVRPQVLVTYDPHGGYGHPDHIQAHRVAMRAVELAEEAGCAPAKVYWNRVPRTAGEAAFARLHRELPGLSFTKAAALDDVPGVVDDERITTEIDGGDTRAAAKAAAMAAHATQITVEGDFFVLSNDLAQPVLPTEYYELVRGERAAGAGRETDLFAGIAAEEAS from the coding sequence ATGAGTGACCTGCCCTCCCGTCGTCTGCTCCTGGTGCACGCGCACCCGGACGACGAGTCGATCAACAACGGCGCCACCATGGCCCGGTACGCGGCCGAGGGTGCCCATGTGACCCTGGTCACCTGCACCCTCGGCGAGCGCGGCGAGGTCATCCCCCCGGCGCTCGCGCACCTGACCGGCGCCGCCCTCGGCGCGCACCGCCTCGGCGAGCTGACCGCCGCCATGGCCGAGCTGGGCGTCACCGACTTCCGCCGGCTCGGCGGCGACGGCCGCTACGCCGACTCCGGGATGATGGGCCTGCCCGACAACGACGACCCGGCCTGCTTCTGGCAGGCGGACGTCGACGAGGCCGCCGGGCACCTCCTGGAGGTCATCCGGGAGGTGCGCCCCCAGGTCCTCGTCACCTATGACCCGCACGGCGGCTACGGCCACCCCGACCACATCCAGGCCCACCGCGTCGCCATGCGCGCCGTCGAGCTGGCCGAGGAGGCCGGCTGCGCCCCCGCCAAGGTCTACTGGAACCGCGTCCCGCGCACCGCCGGCGAGGCCGCCTTCGCCCGCCTGCACCGGGAGCTGCCGGGCCTGTCCTTCACGAAGGCCGCCGCCCTCGACGACGTCCCCGGCGTCGTCGACGACGAGCGGATCACCACCGAGATCGACGGCGGTGACACCCGCGCCGCCGCCAAGGCCGCCGCGATGGCCGCGCACGCCACCCAGATCACGGTGGAGGGCGACTTCTTCGTCCTCTCCAACGACCTGGCGCAGCCCGTCCTGCCCACCGAGTACTACGAGTTGGTGCGGGGGGAACGGGCCGCGGGCGCGGGCCGGGAGACCGACCTGTTCGCCGGGATCGCCGCCGAGGAGGCGTCATGA
- a CDS encoding DUF6113 family protein: protein MTDRGSALTQPLTRPSAGRIAAWLGLFLLGAVVGGAGALVQGGWFPGGLLLALAGAAGAFLGGARATGGRGGAVAPAAGWMITVVLLTTSRPEGDFVFAAGVGSYLFLLGGMAVAVICATLGVARQPGSPAVRLGK from the coding sequence ATGACGGACCGGGGCTCCGCGCTGACCCAGCCCCTGACCCGCCCCTCCGCCGGGCGGATCGCCGCCTGGCTGGGGCTGTTCCTGCTCGGCGCCGTCGTCGGCGGCGCCGGCGCGCTGGTGCAGGGCGGCTGGTTCCCGGGCGGGCTGCTGCTCGCCCTCGCCGGCGCGGCCGGGGCGTTCCTGGGCGGCGCCCGCGCCACCGGCGGCCGGGGCGGGGCCGTCGCGCCCGCCGCGGGCTGGATGATCACCGTCGTGCTGCTCACCACCAGCCGTCCCGAGGGCGACTTCGTCTTCGCCGCGGGCGTCGGCTCGTATCTCTTCCTGCTCGGCGGCATGGCCGTGGCTGTGATCTGCGCCACCCTCGGCGTCGCGCGGCAACCCGGGAGCCCCGCCGTCCGACTTGGCAAGTGA
- a CDS encoding transglutaminase-like domain-containing protein: MRPPFPPPPERAAELRRRFADEARAERPDLSLLCLLVAAAGDAALDEPGIVGAQMELDRLAGLLPYRPGGPREWAEATRELLGERLGFHGTPGDYRRLESSLLHEVLRRRRGLPILLSVVWMEVARRAGAPVYGVALPGHFVVGFGSAGERVLADPFDGGRVLAGMDAELLVVGATGAPLDPSALSPAPTGEVVLRVLNNIRAWAAARPERSDVSLWAVDLSLLLPAHPARLRYERARLLVQRGEFAAGARELEAYADVVAAVDAAAGERVLGEARAARALLN; the protein is encoded by the coding sequence CTGCGTCCTCCCTTCCCGCCGCCGCCCGAGCGGGCCGCCGAGCTGCGGCGGCGCTTCGCCGACGAGGCGCGCGCCGAGCGGCCCGACCTGTCGCTGCTGTGCCTGCTGGTGGCCGCCGCCGGGGACGCCGCGCTGGACGAACCGGGCATCGTCGGCGCCCAGATGGAGCTGGACCGGCTGGCCGGGCTGCTGCCGTACCGGCCCGGCGGGCCGCGCGAGTGGGCCGAGGCGACCCGGGAGCTGCTGGGCGAGCGGCTGGGCTTCCACGGCACGCCCGGCGACTACCGGCGGCTGGAGTCGTCGCTGCTGCACGAGGTGCTGCGGCGGCGCCGGGGGCTGCCGATCCTGCTGTCCGTGGTGTGGATGGAGGTCGCGCGGCGGGCGGGGGCGCCGGTGTACGGCGTCGCGCTGCCCGGCCACTTCGTCGTGGGCTTCGGCTCCGCCGGGGAACGGGTGCTGGCGGACCCGTTCGACGGCGGGCGGGTGCTGGCCGGGATGGACGCGGAGCTGCTGGTGGTCGGCGCCACGGGAGCGCCGCTCGATCCCTCGGCGCTGTCGCCCGCGCCGACGGGCGAAGTCGTGCTGCGCGTCCTGAACAACATCCGGGCGTGGGCCGCGGCCCGGCCGGAGCGGTCGGATGTGTCGCTGTGGGCGGTCGACCTGTCGCTGCTGCTGCCGGCGCATCCGGCGCGGCTGCGGTACGAGCGGGCGCGGCTGCTGGTGCAGCGGGGCGAGTTCGCGGCGGGGGCGCGGGAGCTGGAGGCGTACGCGGATGTCGTCGCCGCGGTGGACGCCGCCGCCGGGGAGCGGGTGCTGGGGGAGGCGCGGGCGGCCCGGGCGTTGTTGAACTAG
- a CDS encoding GNAT family N-acetyltransferase: protein MEISAAGRLEVRITAADVGKRVSVRRWSNTSPSAVTDGKFTDTVGVLTSWDAGVLVITRRDGEVVRIPESSLVAGKVVPAAPARRRGPAASFPELARVAARAWRPLESEALGEWELRAAGGFTRRANSALALGDPGMALDDALSAVRRWYGARGLPAYVQAATGAEGTQEALCAALSERGWVREVTAELWTGSLAPLADREPAVQVRLSREADEAWLARYRRKGLSEVALRVLAGGPSVWFATVPGESAGVAAGAPPAAIGRLVVDGRWAGFAAVEVDPARRRQGLATAVMAALAGRALEEGASAGWLQVETDNAGARALYGDLGFAPHHAYHHYREPEARGASGAGRG from the coding sequence GTGGAAATCTCTGCGGCAGGGCGCCTTGAGGTCCGTATCACCGCTGCTGACGTGGGCAAACGCGTCTCCGTACGGCGCTGGAGCAACACTAGTCCCAGCGCGGTGACGGACGGGAAATTCACCGACACGGTCGGCGTTCTCACATCCTGGGACGCGGGTGTGCTGGTGATCACACGGCGGGACGGCGAAGTCGTCCGCATCCCGGAATCCTCGCTGGTGGCGGGCAAGGTCGTGCCCGCCGCACCGGCGCGCCGCCGGGGTCCCGCCGCCTCCTTCCCCGAGCTGGCGCGGGTCGCCGCGCGGGCGTGGCGGCCGCTGGAGAGCGAGGCGCTCGGCGAGTGGGAGCTGCGGGCCGCCGGCGGCTTCACCCGGCGGGCCAACTCGGCGCTGGCGCTGGGCGACCCGGGGATGGCGCTGGACGACGCGCTGAGCGCCGTACGGCGCTGGTACGGCGCGCGGGGCCTGCCCGCCTACGTCCAGGCCGCCACCGGGGCCGAGGGGACCCAGGAGGCGCTGTGCGCCGCGCTGAGCGAGCGCGGGTGGGTGCGCGAGGTGACCGCCGAGCTGTGGACGGGCTCCCTCGCGCCGCTCGCCGACCGGGAGCCGGCCGTGCAGGTGCGGCTGTCCCGGGAGGCCGACGAGGCGTGGCTGGCCCGCTACCGGCGCAAGGGGCTGAGCGAGGTGGCGCTGCGGGTGCTGGCCGGCGGACCGTCGGTGTGGTTCGCGACCGTGCCGGGCGAGAGCGCGGGTGTGGCCGCGGGGGCGCCGCCCGCCGCGATCGGGCGGCTGGTGGTCGACGGGCGGTGGGCCGGGTTCGCCGCCGTCGAGGTCGATCCGGCGCGGCGCCGGCAAGGGCTGGCCACCGCGGTGATGGCCGCGCTCGCCGGGCGTGCCCTGGAGGAGGGGGCCTCCGCCGGCTGGCTCCAGGTCGAGACGGACAACGCGGGCGCGCGGGCGCTGTACGGCGATCTGGGCTTCGCCCCGCACCACGCGTACCACCACTACCGGGAGCCGGAGGCGCGGGGCGCGTCCGGCGCCGGGCGAGGCTGA
- the fdxA gene encoding ferredoxin: MTYVIAQPCVDVKDKACIEECPVDCIYEGQRSLYIHPDECVDCGACEPVCPVEAIFYEDDVPEEWKDYYKANVEFFDELGSPGGASKLGLIERDHPFVAGLPPQGE, from the coding sequence GTGACCTACGTCATCGCGCAGCCTTGTGTCGACGTCAAGGACAAGGCGTGCATCGAGGAGTGCCCGGTCGACTGCATCTACGAGGGCCAGCGGTCCTTGTACATCCACCCGGACGAATGCGTCGACTGCGGTGCCTGTGAGCCGGTCTGCCCGGTGGAGGCCATCTTCTACGAGGACGACGTGCCGGAGGAGTGGAAGGACTACTACAAGGCGAACGTCGAGTTCTTCGACGAGCTGGGTTCGCCCGGCGGCGCCAGCAAGCTCGGCCTGATCGAGCGCGACCACCCGTTCGTCGCCGGTCTGCCGCCGCAGGGCGAGTAA
- a CDS encoding bifunctional succinyldiaminopimelate transaminase/glutamate-prephenate aminotransferase, whose protein sequence is MSAVSDRLPTFPWDKLAPYKKTAAAHPDGIVDLSVGTPVDPVPELIQKALVAAADTPGYPTVWGTPELRDAITGWLERRLGARGVTHHHVLPVVGSKELVAWLPTQLGLGPGDRVAYPRLAYPTYEVGARLARAGYEVYDDPTGLDPAGLRLLWLNSPSNPTGKVLPKEELTRIVAWAREHGVLLVSDECYLELGWEADPVSVLHPDVNGGSYDGIVAVHSLSKRSNLAGYRAAFAAGDPAVLGPLLEIRKHGGMMTSAPTQAAVVAALGDDEHVRVQRERYAARRTALREALLGHGFRIEHSEAGLYLWATRDESCWDTVAHLAERGVLVAPGDFYGPAGDRFVRVAVTATDERVRAAVERLAR, encoded by the coding sequence GTGTCCGCAGTCTCCGACCGTCTTCCCACCTTCCCCTGGGACAAGCTCGCGCCCTACAAGAAGACGGCCGCCGCGCACCCGGACGGCATCGTCGACCTGTCCGTGGGCACGCCGGTCGACCCGGTGCCCGAGCTGATCCAGAAGGCGCTGGTCGCCGCGGCGGACACGCCGGGCTACCCGACGGTGTGGGGCACGCCGGAGCTGCGGGACGCGATCACCGGCTGGCTGGAGCGCCGCCTGGGCGCCCGCGGGGTCACCCACCACCATGTGCTGCCGGTGGTCGGCTCCAAGGAACTCGTCGCCTGGCTCCCCACCCAGCTGGGCCTCGGCCCCGGCGACCGGGTCGCCTACCCGCGCCTGGCCTACCCGACCTACGAGGTCGGCGCCCGCCTCGCGCGCGCCGGGTACGAGGTGTACGACGACCCGACCGGGCTGGACCCGGCGGGCCTGAGGCTGCTGTGGCTGAACTCGCCGTCCAACCCGACCGGCAAGGTGCTGCCGAAGGAGGAGCTGACCCGGATCGTCGCCTGGGCCCGCGAGCACGGCGTGCTGCTCGTCTCCGACGAGTGCTACCTCGAACTGGGCTGGGAGGCCGACCCGGTCTCGGTGCTGCACCCGGACGTCAACGGCGGCTCGTACGACGGCATCGTGGCCGTCCACTCCCTCTCCAAGCGCTCCAACCTGGCGGGCTACCGCGCGGCCTTCGCCGCCGGCGACCCGGCCGTCCTGGGCCCGCTGCTGGAGATCCGCAAGCACGGCGGCATGATGACCTCCGCGCCGACCCAGGCGGCCGTCGTGGCCGCCCTCGGCGACGACGAGCACGTGCGCGTGCAGCGCGAGCGCTACGCCGCCCGCCGCACCGCCCTGCGCGAGGCCCTGCTGGGTCACGGCTTCCGCATCGAGCACAGCGAGGCCGGCCTCTACCTGTGGGCCACCCGCGACGAGTCCTGCTGGGACACCGTGGCGCACCTCGCCGAGCGGGGCGTCCTGGTCGCGCCGGGCGACTTCTACGGCCCGGCGGGCGACCGCTTCGTCCGCGTGGCCGTGACCGCCACGGACGAGCGGGTGCGCGCGGCGGTGGAGCGGCTGGCGCGCTAG
- a CDS encoding ATP-binding protein, translating to MSLPLTRRIARAALLTAAGAASVVGATGSANAAPDLSAAQNLGGLSAVDAASVGTTVDGAATQVTDLAGETGGKAVKQSGKTTGKAAKKATPAAQKAAGAVAGSAGDIVGETAKTATKGGLPTDSLTKGGGLPTQQLPAKGLPLG from the coding sequence ATGTCCCTCCCCCTGACCCGCCGGATCGCCCGTGCCGCGCTGCTCACCGCAGCGGGAGCGGCCTCCGTGGTCGGTGCGACCGGCTCCGCCAACGCGGCTCCCGACCTGTCGGCCGCGCAGAACCTCGGCGGGCTGTCCGCCGTGGACGCCGCGAGCGTCGGCACCACCGTCGACGGCGCCGCCACCCAGGTCACCGACCTCGCGGGCGAGACCGGCGGCAAGGCGGTCAAGCAGTCCGGCAAGACCACCGGCAAGGCCGCGAAGAAGGCGACGCCGGCCGCGCAGAAGGCCGCCGGGGCGGTGGCCGGTTCCGCCGGGGACATCGTCGGCGAGACCGCGAAGACCGCCACCAAGGGCGGGCTGCCCACCGACTCGCTCACCAAGGGCGGCGGGCTGCCGACGCAGCAGCTGCCGGCCAAGGGCCTCCCGCTCGGCTGA